The DNA window gatcctcagaccccttgtgagaccatatgctggtgcggttggccctgggttcctcctaatgcaagacaatgctagacctcatgtggctggagtgtgtcagcagttcctgcaagaagaaggcattgatgctatggactggcccgcccgttccccagacctgaatccaattgagcacatctgggacatcatgtctcgctccatccaccaacaccacgttgcaccacaaacTGTCCAGGAGTTTGCGCATGCTTTagcccaggtctgggaggagatccctcaggagaccatccaccacctcatcaggagcatgcccaggggttggagggaggtcatacaggcacgtggaggccacacacactactgagcctcattttgacttgttttaaggacattacatcaaagttgggtcagcctgtagtgtggttttccactttaattttgagtgtgactccaaatccagacctccatgggttgataaattgaatttccattgattatttttgtgtgattttgttgtcagcacattcaactatgtaaagaaaaaagtatttaataagattatttcattcattcagatctaggatgtgttattttagtgttccctttatttttttgagcagtgtatattttctaTGATTTCATAACCATTACTATGaacgctaagaagccaaccttactagGACATATATCACTCGTTGGCTAATCCCTCTGTGCTGGCACAGATCGACTACTCACtgggatcctctcaggatccctcacccttgacctatcctcctctactttcttcactgcctcagcatatgacaccttctgcactactctgactctagccacctcaacctgcctctctcgcaccggaCACTTCCGATCCCCATCAACATGGGCACCACTACACTTGACACCCACAACTTTATCCACCGAAACTACAATCCTCTTTTCTATACCATCCTGCACTCTTCCCAAATCTTGGAATGTCCCTCCTACAAACTGCTGTGACATGACCATAAACGTTGCACCTGAAACAGTGCAGTGGattcggcacaaaagctctaACAGGTTATAACTGACATATCCTAACATGACTTTGTTGGATAAAGATCGAGTCAGAACTAAAAAGGACTGATTGtgactcctctgtttcaccacgctcaccaccgggtctgcgtcgcaccaaacggcgggcatcacaaacaccaggaatcttcAACTTCAATTGCTCCACCTCCACACTTAAAGCTACCACAGAAATCACTCCTTTCATGGTGCCCTGTTCCTAATTTGCGTGATATGGAGCGCCGCTACCTCTGGTCAggagaaacacaaacaaatataaCAAGTCCACTACAGGTTACCTTCACGGATTCAACTGTACCCAACTCCCTTCCCACCCACCCTAGACACGACAAAAGGATCCGCCAAAAGGCAAGGATCCACTAGCTCCTACTAGACCAGATTCTTCTTTGATGCCAGGCTCGGGTTCTGAGCTCTTCACCACACCTTCCACCTCACTTCACTCTTCGACACCCCATCTTCATTTCTATCGCAATCTtcctcaaattcaaatccaaCCTCTGCTTTCCTCATTCTCTTCGATCTCTTCTTCCTCTTTTTTCCCATCCATTCCTCCTCAGAAATCTACCTTTCTGTGTCCCTGTCCCAATATTCCTCTTTCATTGCGGGCCGGTGGCATCCCAACGTAACTCCATCTCATAATCGTCCTTCCTACCTCGGAAACGTGTCTTCTCCGGGAGCCAATATTTTGAGAGCATGAGCAGTGGCTGCACACAGAAAAAAGACCCCCAAACTCAAATATGTTCTACCTCCGTCGAGGCAGAAaaccttcagctctctctcttGGTAGAAGCAATTCTGTTCACCTCCCCACACAACTCTCATTGGAGTCATCTGCCACTGGCAAACTGTAGCAGCCCTTATCTCCTTTCTACCAGAGAAGAAGAGCGAGAGTAGGTCAAAATCTGTCCATGCGAAAATAACTTGGCAGACCGCCAAGTGAGGAGTTTTGTATGGGGGCAATGAGAGAAAGCCGAAATTTGTCAAGATAAAAATGAATAGCTATTTTGATACGTTAGGATGATTTGATCGAGTAGAAGTTTGGTCATGtttaggttgttacgagtgtactgatataagtgtgatgcacgtgacatcccggcaaaaaaacactttatatcggagttgtccCTGTTGAACTTCGAGACGCTCTATGCATATTCTTGAGGCTAGCAAAGCATctcactctccattgaatacagatGGTTGACGTCAACACCCCTCATCGATTATTCAAAATGGCATAAGTTCTGAAATAAATCAATGTGCATTATTAATTAAAATGACAATTGAATGCTTAGATAACCTACgcagaatctttttttttttttacatagaattaagcataatgattaagGTTCTAGACTGCATGAAAAATCTGTTTCATTTGTTAGAAAAATTGTAAATTCTCCGACACCCCCTATCCTCACGTAATTCGTGCCCCCTCTAAAATAATGGGTGCATGACACCCCTGCCTACCCTCACCCTGTACTGAATTGTTACAAATGAATGTTTGCATGCATGGTACTTTTATGCATAATATTACATAACagaaattatgttttttgacaCACGCATTACATTACGATTCATAGTGCTCAGACATACATGCATGCatcttactttctctctcccatAAAGTGGCCAGTCTTCTTCATCCATCTTTTTGATCCTCTTTTGACACAAATTATTTTCTCTAATCTACTCCTACCCTCTCCCTAGCCCTGACTTTCCTATGCTGACCCTTGGACAACATAGTCAGGTTCATTTGTATTGACATCCCTTGACTGTcacgaatgttgaataaaatttaATTTGAACTTACTCTATGCTGACTTTGTCCTTTTGTGAGTAGAAATGTGAGACTAAATATCTACAGAAAAGTAATATTAAACCGACTTCAAAACACGGGTCTCTTCAAAACCATTGTGTGGCTATCACAATTTGTTTGCTCATCATCTAAGGCGTCTAAGACGGAAGTACATGCAAGCAATACATGCGTACTAACTGAAGTAATGCAGGTGTTTACATTGTTTTGTGCATGTGCCAGGTGCTAGAAATCTCAACGGTAGTACCAGTGTTTGGTAAGTCGGTTTAATAATACTTTCCTGAGGATATTTTTTCTCAAATTCCTACCCACCGCACAGACAACTGGTAGAGTAAGTTGAAAGGACCTTtgattcaacattctggcttgaaGAGCTTGTGAGAGGAAATGTTCCAAACAACAACCAAAGGTATCACAGTCTGTCAGGCAACGCTCTCCCCAGCTCTAACCTCTCCCTTTCCCCATGCATCTTTCCCTATTCAAATTTCCttttttcctccctctcctcctttcattCATTCTTTCACCATCTTCagcaccctctccctctctctgtggtacTCCTCTCTCAAATCCTCCCTATCTCTGTGGCTATATCCTTGGACAGTGATGTGAAAGAGGTCCACACAGTTCCCTGAATATGCATCCCTGTGTGTGGCCCTGTTCACAATTTCTCTGGCCAATGAGATTGCCTCCTCCTCACTCAGGCTCCACCGGACCCCTCCATCCAGTAATGCATAGGCATAAGGCGAACCTGAGCCCACTGAGAAAAACTCTCCCTGCAGACGGGTGCCGTCACTGCACACATAGATGAGCTTTGGGCCACAACGATCACTGACAAGGGATATTGTCAGGTTCCCGTCAGTTACTGCATGTCTTGTTCTGTCACTGGCACTGCCAGTCAAGTCATCCTGCAAGAATCACTTGCAGACATTCCTGTCTCTTCAAGGGGTACTTTTGCTGGAGAGATGCTGTCTCTGCCTGATCCTATCCTATCAACGTTTTGTCCCCTGAATATCTACACCCTAACCTCCTCTACATCCGAGCCAGATAGAATGGCTGCCACACACACATCAGTCCCCTTAAATGGCTCCAACATATGAGTGAGGAGCTTGGCAGAGCTAGTGATTGACAAGCGGCAGCCGTGGCGTAACTGGTAAAGGCGGATCTCTCTAGCCAGGATTCTCTCCAATAGCATGCAGTCTGCACCACTGCCTGAAGTGGTGACCAGTAAATGGGAGTGGATGGGCAGGAGACAAGCCCTGAGCAGCTGGCATGTGTGTCTgctgctgctataacacctcCTTGGAACAGAAAGGCCAGGGTTCCGTGAGACAAAGGGAATGGGCGGCGGGTGGGCGGTGATGAGGAGGTGGACAGGGAGGAAAGGGACGAGTGTCTGTTGTCACAGCAGAAAGAAACAGAGCTCTGAGGGGTAGGTATGAAAGAATGCAGAGGGACCCCTCCATCTTTCTCAGATTTAAATCCACCCCAAACAAGGCTCCTTTCCATCAGCCATGTCCAGGAGAGGAGTGATATCTCCCATAGGTCTACAGAGTGAGGCAGGAGTGTTCCACCTGTGAGACATCGGGGTGTCCTGAAAGCTACAGACGTCTTGTAAAGCGATTATGATTGTCTCTGGCTGATGGATTGTGGTTGACATCAATGCAATAAACGTTGATCACATAACAGACTCAATGTCCCGACAAAACAGATTCACTGTCCCTTGAGTTTGAGTAAAAGGTTGATGCTCAGTGCAATCTCTTAACAGGGAGAGGCAGTACAATTTAACATCTCAGAGAAACCCATAATCCAGAGAAACTGTCCATAGGATTGTTCTATTTTTCTCCCAGTGGAATCCATTTTTACGGCCTTGTATATGACAGTCTTGCTTAGTATTGACTCTCCCCAAATACAATGACAGTGAACTTGAAGTATTTTTATATAGGggactgacatacacacacacacacacacacacacacaaacacacacagacagactgtttTTACAAGCTTTTTGCTTGATTTGGCGATATATGATAGTGCTTCTGTTTTGATGGTGAGTAATATGATGCAGAGAAGCGACTCTACAAACACTAACTTACAGGGTCTATTCTGCTGAAGCAGCTTGTCAATGGAGCCACATTAGTGATGTGACACTTGCACTTGAATAAACATGTCCTCATTACATTTTGTGTTTCACATTAAATGTTATACCTATGAGTTATATTTGAAGGTAATTCAAATCATTATTTTGGGTCCCAAAAGCTCAAATGTTGGAATCGAAAGAGGAAGTGACGGTGCAAGGGAGGCAAACAAGCCGGCATCCTGACGATCaaataaaccgcctctaccctccgttctattggcGAACAAACAATCACTagagaacaaactggacgagctccgCTCGAGGCTATCCAGTCAATGCTACCTAAAGAACTGTAATATTCTATGTTTATTGGCGTTGTGGGTGAAccaggacatggataatatatattgaacaaaaatataaacgcaacatgtaaagtgttggtcccatgtttcatgagctgaaataaaaaatcccagaaatgttccataagcacaaaaagcttgtttctctcaaatgttgtctTTCTGTCTGAAGAGTGTTTCTGTCTATAATGAAGGCCTTTTGTGGGGAGAAACTCATTTTGATTGGCTTTCCCTCCCCAGTGGGTAGGACTGGCTGCCAAGTAGCCCTCCCAGGACCAccaatggctgcacccctgcccagtcatttgaaatccatagattagggcctaattaattcatttaaattgactgatttcctaatacagtatgaactgtaactcaataaaatcgtatacatttttgcatgttgtgtttatatttttgttcagtatacatctcGCTGGTTTTCCAATgtttgaaccaggttttcctatagaattttgcctgtgcttagctctattccgtttatttttattatttaaaaaactctctaatccttgccgatgacaagcatacccataacatgatgcagccaccaccatgcttgaaactataaagagtggtactcagtgatgtgttgtgttcgatttgccccaaacataatgctttgtattcaggacataaagtgaattactttgccacattttttgcagttttactttagtgtcttattgcaaacaggatgcatgttttggaatatttgtattctgtacaggcttacttcttttcactctgtcaattaggttagtattgtggagtaaatacaatgttgttgatccagcctcagttttctcctatcacatcaatcaaactaactgttttaaagtcacaatttacctcatggtgaaatccctgagtggtttccttcctttctggcaaggactcctgtatctttgaagtgactgggtgtatgaatacaccatctaccaataggtgcccttctttgcaatgcattgggaaacctccctgatctttatGGTTGAGTCTGTGTATGAAATTCACTCCTCGattaagggaccttacagataattgtgtggggtacagagatgaggtagtcattcaaaaatcatgttaaacactagtattgcacacagagtgagtgcatgcaacttattatgttgcttcttaagcacatttttactcctgatcttatttaggcttgccataacaaagatgTTTGTTACTTATTAACTCATCTCAACCGCTCTGAggctgcatggtcctaaagcacaccaatGCCACTTTTTGTATCACAATGCAATAATAAAACTGGGGGggaacaaaaatgcaatttcagaatgtgtgtAGGAGGGGTCATGATGTTTATCTCCTTTCCCAGTTTCATCAACAAAGGGGGTTGTACCTAATGAAGTGAACACTGACCACTGGATCTATAGACTTTCCAGAATGTGTTCTGGGGAATACCCGGGGTATTAAACATTTGGCTGTAAGTGTTGAACAGTTCAATCTATTACCTCAGGAGATGGTACAATTCAGCTTGTCTGGGGATGACAAAGAAGGACTTCAACAAAGCCAAAGTAGAAAATGACTGGAAGGGGACTATTTGTTGTTAAATTAGAGACGTGTAAATAAAGGACTGTTGTGCCTTGTAACTGATGAAAGTCTGTTGAATGTCTGTGTTGTGTGAATATAAAACCAACTTTACCTCGGTCTCATACCTCTGCTCCAAATGTCCCACTGCGTCCCTTACAGCCCGCTTGCTTTCAACCGGAGCGAATctatttttcaatctcaaggctcAATCCCTCTACTCATCATTTAAACTTCTGTTGAAACCTCAGCTTCTTCAATTTATTAAAACATGGCATAATTAGTGTCATCCAAAAAACCCCACTAACAACACATTACCATTCACATACTGTCAACCCTCACCAAGTTGACATCCATCCTCCTTATCAATATCTTCAtcagctgcaaaatctggatccctacaaatcagcttggCTAGActatctggaccctctcttcctataattatccaccgccattgtcgcaacccctattactagccttttCAACCTCTCTTCGTATCGTcagagattcccaaagattggaaagcgcctgaggtcatccccctcttcaaagggggagttactctagacccaaactgttacagacctatatccatcctgccctacctttctaaagtcttcgaaagccaagtgaacaaacagatcaccgaccattttgaatcctaccgcaccttctctgctatgcaatccggtttccgagctggtcacgggtgcactgAGCCATGCTCAAGgacctaaacaatatcataaccgccatcaataaaagacagtactgtgcagccgtcttcatcgacctggccaaggcttcgactctgtcaatcaccgtattcttatcggcagactcaacagccttggtttctctaataacttcctcgcctggttcactagcTACTTCTCAAATAGAGTACAGTGTGTCAAatgggagggcctgttgtccggacctctggcagtctctatgggggtgccacagggttaaattctcgggccgactcttttctctgtatatatcaatgatgtcgctcttgctgcaggtgattctttgatccacctctacgcagacgacaccattctgtatacatctggctcttctttggacactgtgttaacaaacctccaaacgagcttcaatgccatacaccactccttccgtggcctccaactgctcttaaacgctagtaaaactaaatgcatgctcttcaaccgatcgctgcccgcacccacccacccgactagcatcactactctggacagttctgacttacaatatgtggacaactacaaatacctatgtgtctggctagactgtaaaatctccttccagactcatattaagcatctccaatccaaaatgaaatctagaatcagcttcctattttgcaacaaagcatccttcactcatgctgccaaacacaccctcgta is part of the Salmo trutta chromosome 31, fSalTru1.1, whole genome shotgun sequence genome and encodes:
- the LOC115169172 gene encoding LOW QUALITY PROTEIN: proteasome subunit beta type-11 (The sequence of the model RefSeq protein was modified relative to this genomic sequence to represent the inferred CDS: inserted 1 base in 1 codon; substituted 2 bases at 2 genomic stop codons) — its product is MERSLVWGGFKSEKDGGVPLHSFIPTPQSSVSFCCDNRHSSLSSLSTSSSPPTRRPFPLSHGTLAFLFQGGVIAAADTHASCSGLVSCPXHSHLLVTTSGSGADCMLLERILAREIRLYQLRHGCRLSITSSAKLLTHMLEPFKGTDVCVAAILSGSDVEEVRVKSTPXRDRNVCKXFLQDDLTGSASDRTRHAVTDGNLTISLVSDRCGPKLIYVCSDGTRLQGEFFSVGSGSPYAYALLDGGVRWSLSEEEAISLAREIVNRATHRDAYSGNCVDLFHITVQGYSHRDREDLREEYHRERERVLKMVKE